A single region of the Chryseobacterium culicis genome encodes:
- a CDS encoding thiol-disulfide oxidoreductase DCC family protein: MKVIIYDSECKFCTRFSKWSQSNIETLEIISVRSKEARKILRDKGIKFIDLQTIYYVNNNEVWVRSKAIFEILANFTSPWRFISFFSFLPTFFTDFCYKIFAKYRYYF, encoded by the coding sequence ATGAAAGTTATTATTTATGATTCTGAATGTAAGTTTTGCACCCGGTTTTCAAAATGGAGCCAATCAAACATTGAAACACTGGAAATCATATCCGTAAGAAGCAAAGAGGCCAGAAAAATTCTTCGTGATAAAGGAATAAAATTTATAGATCTTCAAACCATATATTATGTCAATAACAATGAAGTTTGGGTAAGATCAAAGGCTATATTTGAAATATTGGCCAACTTTACTTCTCCCTGGAGGTTTATTTCTTTTTTCTCTTTTTTGCCTACTTTTTTTACAGATTTTTGCTATAAAATTTTTGCAAAATACAGATACTATTTTTAA
- a CDS encoding ATP-binding cassette domain-containing protein translates to MFRIQNITVKYNAKEVIDNLNLEINEGRIFGVLGSNGAGKTTLFESIFQNTKYNGQILLQNQPISKRDISYLESENYFYPYLSVSDILSLFINENEDEKMKKLTNFFNIPTDAIVEKLSLGTKKKLAILCNILIDRPVYLFDEPFNGLDFDSVEKFYFIIDELKKRNKIVLISSHIMETLTHCCDYIGHLQNGKFIKIYLSEEYHLIRTHLTEDIQKDWVSYTNI, encoded by the coding sequence ATGTTTAGGATACAAAATATTACAGTGAAGTATAACGCCAAAGAAGTTATAGATAACCTTAATTTAGAAATAAATGAGGGGCGCATATTTGGTGTTCTGGGAAGCAATGGTGCAGGAAAAACAACTTTATTTGAATCTATTTTTCAAAATACAAAATACAATGGGCAGATATTACTACAAAATCAACCTATAAGTAAAAGAGATATTTCTTATCTGGAATCTGAAAATTATTTTTACCCTTACCTATCAGTTAGTGATATTTTAAGTCTGTTTATCAATGAAAACGAGGATGAAAAGATGAAGAAACTGACAAATTTCTTTAATATTCCAACAGATGCTATTGTTGAAAAGCTTTCATTAGGAACAAAAAAGAAACTTGCAATCCTTTGTAATATTTTAATTGACAGACCTGTATATTTATTTGACGAACCATTTAACGGCCTTGATTTTGACAGTGTCGAAAAATTCTATTTTATTATTGATGAATTAAAAAAAAGGAATAAAATCGTTTTAATAAGTTCTCACATCATGGAAACTCTTACCCATTGCTGTGATTATATCGGTCATTTACAAAATGGAAAATTCATTAAAATTTATCTTTCAGAAGAATACCATTTAATAAGGACGCATCTTACAGAAGATATTCAGAAAGATTGGGTCTCTTACACAAACATTTAG
- a CDS encoding thiopeptide-type bacteriocin biosynthesis protein, with protein MQRTFIPGSDWLYLKIYTGIKTSDSILEEVIQPLIEFFQTNGYISGWFFIRYYDPRSHLRIRLKLNDPQYYNEILTAAHRLFQPYIDSGEIFTIMTDTYNREMERYGKNTMEEVETLFHKNSEFTLKCLHYSDEEKIMVSLFYIDEMLNKLNLSIQKKLEWIKHYNTTFKQEFNADKRLNSQLDKKYREFKPTFVDFINSKEFLEERNAIIYNIEEKHSALQSILHKQNNHSLEIPLQILFQSIFHMNINRLFVSQQRLFEMVIYDYLLRYYKTMAYQSFL; from the coding sequence ATGCAACGAACTTTTATCCCTGGAAGCGATTGGTTATACCTGAAAATATACACAGGTATAAAAACTTCTGATAGTATCCTTGAAGAAGTGATACAGCCTTTAATAGAATTTTTTCAGACGAACGGCTATATCTCCGGGTGGTTTTTCATACGGTATTATGATCCCAGATCCCATTTGAGGATAAGATTAAAATTAAATGATCCCCAATATTACAATGAAATTCTTACTGCAGCCCACAGACTTTTTCAGCCTTATATAGACAGTGGAGAGATCTTTACCATTATGACCGATACCTATAACCGGGAAATGGAAAGGTACGGAAAAAATACAATGGAAGAAGTGGAAACACTCTTTCACAAAAACAGTGAGTTTACGCTGAAATGTCTGCATTACAGTGATGAAGAAAAGATCATGGTGAGCTTGTTTTACATTGATGAGATGTTGAATAAACTGAATCTTTCCATTCAAAAAAAACTGGAATGGATCAAACATTATAATACTACTTTTAAACAAGAATTTAATGCAGATAAAAGACTCAATAGCCAGCTAGACAAAAAATACCGAGAGTTCAAACCTACATTTGTAGACTTCATTAATTCCAAAGAGTTTTTGGAAGAAAGAAATGCTATTATTTATAATATTGAAGAAAAACATTCAGCGCTGCAGAGTATTCTTCATAAACAGAACAACCACTCTTTAGAAATACCTCTGCAAATTTTATTTCAGAGCATTTTTCATATGAATATCAATAGATTATTTGTTTCTCAACAGAGATTATTTGAAATGGTGATTTACGATTACCTATTGAGATATTATAAAACGATGGCCTATCAATCATTTTTATAA
- a CDS encoding lantibiotic dehydratase family protein → MSRFPYDFFNEYVVRTPLFSRKSFQEQLNQDEISDAKLKEIVNNPVFKESIYLASSNLYEEFDKWLNSEKQFSPKEHHKLKNTLLKYYSRMSTRCTPFGLFSGIGLGKFSVETPLFSNHKTGCQLPADQLLRDTKLDMHLLVSLAQYFTQLPIVKNKLLFSPNNTIYTIGHKIRYIEYQYTGGKREYIISSAPISAELQQIINFSKQGKTISEISHILINEEITENDAREFVEELIENQVLVSELEPNVSGTDFLNAIITVLNRLGIKNETEMLVSLKNKLEKLDLNIGNPTRLYDEIREIVQSLTMDYEQKYLFQTDLYNKSCFYLSTSWKKEIKKGISFLNKITLAQKENQFSKFKKAFTEKFDTQEMPLLYVLDTEIGIGYKQNVSSKGIHPYIEDLALPTLQEKQNKKIEFTPVQIILNKKLQEALLDGQYSIKLTDADFEGFEENWDNMPDTTSIMAEIISENHQEKIFLNASTGSSAGTLLGRFCSEKSEVQNLLKNIAKKEEELRPDEILAEIIHLPEARIGNIIRRPTLRAYEIPYLAQSLLPAENQISTEDLYISLKNDEIILRSKKLNKRVIPYLTNAHNYYTNTLPVYHFLSDLHAQHIRPGLYFNWGDLEYIYTFLPRIEYHNIILSKARWKITEKDIFLLDQVKDNKKDFLEELKSWRNKRKIPNWIQWSKFDNTLTMTLENYDMAKLFIQTVKSEKSIIIEEFLYDENDHFRREFIFPMYKAIKDKNK, encoded by the coding sequence ATGTCACGTTTCCCTTATGATTTTTTTAATGAGTATGTAGTACGTACCCCTTTATTCTCACGAAAGAGCTTTCAGGAACAGCTCAATCAAGATGAAATTTCAGATGCGAAATTAAAAGAGATTGTTAATAATCCTGTTTTTAAGGAGTCTATTTATCTTGCTTCCTCCAATTTATATGAGGAGTTTGATAAATGGCTGAACTCAGAAAAACAATTTTCACCTAAAGAACATCACAAGCTAAAAAATACCCTACTAAAATATTATAGCCGAATGAGTACACGTTGTACCCCATTCGGCTTATTTTCTGGAATAGGGTTAGGTAAATTTTCGGTAGAAACACCCCTCTTTTCCAACCACAAAACAGGATGTCAGCTACCAGCAGACCAATTATTACGGGATACCAAATTGGATATGCATTTACTTGTTTCTCTGGCACAATATTTTACACAGCTACCAATTGTAAAAAACAAGCTTTTATTTTCGCCTAATAACACGATCTATACAATAGGCCACAAAATCCGTTATATAGAATATCAGTATACAGGAGGAAAAAGAGAATACATTATTTCCTCTGCCCCAATATCCGCAGAATTACAGCAAATAATAAATTTTTCAAAACAAGGGAAAACCATAAGCGAGATTTCGCATATCCTTATTAATGAAGAGATAACAGAAAATGATGCAAGAGAATTTGTAGAAGAATTAATTGAAAATCAGGTTCTTGTAAGTGAACTGGAACCCAATGTATCAGGAACCGATTTTTTAAACGCTATCATTACTGTTCTCAACAGATTAGGAATAAAAAACGAAACTGAAATGTTGGTTTCCTTAAAAAATAAGCTGGAGAAACTGGATTTAAATATTGGGAATCCAACTCGATTATATGATGAAATCAGAGAGATAGTACAATCCCTTACAATGGATTATGAACAAAAATATCTCTTTCAAACGGATCTCTATAATAAATCTTGTTTTTACTTATCAACAAGTTGGAAAAAGGAAATAAAAAAAGGAATAAGTTTTCTGAATAAGATTACTTTAGCACAAAAAGAAAATCAATTTTCAAAATTTAAAAAAGCTTTTACCGAAAAGTTTGATACTCAGGAAATGCCCCTACTCTATGTCTTAGATACTGAAATAGGTATTGGATATAAGCAAAATGTATCTTCAAAGGGTATCCATCCTTATATAGAAGATTTGGCACTTCCTACCCTGCAGGAAAAACAAAACAAAAAAATTGAGTTTACTCCGGTTCAGATCATACTTAATAAGAAATTACAGGAAGCTTTATTAGACGGTCAATACAGTATCAAACTAACAGATGCGGATTTTGAAGGTTTTGAAGAAAACTGGGATAATATGCCTGATACAACATCTATCATGGCTGAAATCATTTCTGAAAATCATCAGGAAAAAATATTTTTAAATGCAAGTACAGGAAGTAGTGCAGGTACGCTGTTAGGACGATTTTGTTCCGAAAAATCGGAAGTACAGAATCTTCTCAAAAATATTGCTAAAAAAGAAGAAGAGCTCAGACCTGATGAAATCTTAGCCGAAATCATCCATTTACCAGAAGCAAGAATAGGAAATATAATACGGAGACCTACTTTGAGAGCGTATGAGATTCCTTATTTAGCTCAATCTCTATTGCCTGCAGAAAATCAGATTTCAACAGAAGATCTTTATATTTCTTTAAAGAATGATGAGATTATTTTACGTTCAAAAAAACTAAACAAGAGGGTTATCCCTTATCTGACAAACGCTCATAATTATTATACAAATACATTACCTGTTTATCATTTCCTATCCGACTTGCATGCACAGCATATCAGACCTGGGCTTTATTTTAACTGGGGTGATTTAGAATATATTTATACATTTTTGCCAAGGATAGAATACCATAATATCATTCTTTCAAAAGCACGATGGAAGATTACAGAAAAAGATATTTTTTTGTTAGATCAGGTAAAGGATAACAAAAAAGATTTTTTAGAAGAACTAAAAAGCTGGAGAAATAAAAGAAAAATTCCAAACTGGATTCAGTGGTCTAAATTCGATAATACTTTAACCATGACTCTCGAAAATTATGACATGGCAAAGCTTTTTATTCAAACCGTTAAAAGTGAAAAATCAATCATTATAGAAGAATTTTTATACGATGAAAATGATCATTTCAGACGAGAGTTTATTTTTCCAATGTATAAAGCGATTAAAGATAAAAATAAGTAA